A portion of the Punica granatum isolate Tunisia-2019 chromosome 7, ASM765513v2, whole genome shotgun sequence genome contains these proteins:
- the LOC116213281 gene encoding SNF1-related protein kinase catalytic subunit alpha KIN10-like isoform X1, with protein sequence MERHLPLARASTSGNTVLGNYKIIRNLGHGAFGKVKVARHLPTGCKVAIKILNRRKIREKGMDQKVEREIKISKMLVHPHIIRLYEVIETATDIYVVMEYAERGELFDYIVENRRVQEEEARKFFQQVANASNDDSVFRFAVLFKQLIINSMLFLLEQIISGLEYCHKYRVVHRDLKPENLLLDSNGNLKIADFGLSNIMLDGHFLKTSCGSPNYAAPEVISGKLYAGPEIDVWSCGVILYALLAGTLPFDDESLPNLYRKIKGGVYTLPSHLPSGAKELIARMLVVDPIKRITIPEIRQHHWFRVNLPCYLAAPSLDIINHTRKIDEEILQRVTMMGFDQNFLIQSLQEKLHNDGTVSYYLLLDNYNRANGYYNIELEMYQENYSAAMQIGESSQSAASDCLTGIPNHHQSISLRPQPQSQSSERWALGLQFGSHPLQIMVVVLSALQKLNVCWKKIGQYNMKCRWSPTFNGHTSQIQAPIKDTALRDPSQIDIDINADILAAIVAQNTVKFELQLYKTLEENNYLLDLQRIMGPQLLFLDLCTNFLSQLQII encoded by the exons ATGGAAAGGCATCTTCCTCTTGCAAGAGCAAGTACTAGTGGAAATACAGTTCTAGGGAACTACAAGATCATCAGAAATCTTGGACATGGTGCATTCGGCAAGGTCAAAGTTGCACGGCATTTGCCCACTGGATGCAAAGTTGCTATCAAGATTCTTAACCGCCGCAAAATAAGGGAAAAAGGCATGGATCAGAAAG TGGAGCGGGAGATCAAGATCTCCAAAATGCTTGTTCATCCTCACATAATTCGGCTGTATGAGGTTATTGAAACAGCAACTGATATCTATGTGGTCATGGAATATGCTGAACGTGGCGAACTGTTTGATTATATCGTGGAGAACCGAAGggttcaagaagaagaagcacgAAAGTTTTTTCAGCAGGTAGCAAATGCATCTAATGATGATTCTGTGTTTCGCTTTGCTGTTCTTTTTAAACAGCTTATTATCAATTCAATGCTCTTTCTGTTGGAACAGATTATTTCGGGTTTGGAGTACTGCCACAAATACAGGGTCGTTCATAGGGACCTTAAGCCTGAGAATCTGCTATTAGATTCTAATGGGAACTTGAAAATTGCTGATTTCGGGCTAAGCAATATTATGTTGGATGGCCATTTTTTGAAGACGAGTTGTGGAAGCCCGAACTATGCTGCACCCGAG GTTatttcgggtaaactttatgcTGGTCCAGAGATTGATGTTTGGAGCTGCGGCGTCATTTTGTACGCTCTTCTTGCTGGGACCCTTCCTTTTGATGATGAAAGCCTACCTAATCTCTACAGGAAAATAAAG GGTGGAGTTTATACTCTCCCAAGCCATCTGCCGTCAGGAGCAAAGGAATTGATTGCAAGGATGCTCGTCGTGGATCCCATTAAGCGGATAACAATTCCTGAGATTCGCCAACATCATTGGTTCCGAGTCAATCTTCCTTGCTATTTGGCCGCTCCTTCATTAGATATTATTAATCACACGAGAAAG ATCGATGAGGAGATACTTCAGCGGGTGACTATGATGGGATTCGACcaaaacttcttgatccaatcTCTTCAGGAGAAGCTTCACAATGAC GGCACAGTATCGTATTACTTGCTGTTAGACAACTATAATCGTGCAAACGGCTATTACAACATCGAACTGGAAATGTACCAG GAGAACTACTCTGCTGCTATGCAAATTGGGGAATCTTCGCAATCAGCTGCTAGTGACTGCCTCACGGGAATTCCGAATCATCACCAGAGTATAAGTTTGAGGCCTCAGCCTCAATCACAAAGTTCGGAAAGATGGGCTCTTGGGTTACAG TTCGGATCGCATCCCCTTCAGATCATGGTGGTGGTGCTCAGTGCTTTGCAAAAGCTGAACGTTTGCTGGAAGAAAATTGGGCAGTACAACATGAAGTGCCGGTGGTCTCCAACTTTCAATGGCCATACTAGTCAAATTCAAGCCCCCATTAAAGATACTGCGCTGAGAGACCCCTCCCAAATTGATATAGACATAAATGCCGATATATTGGCAGCAATTGTGGCACAGAACACCGTGAAATTCGAACTTCAG CTGTACAAGACTTTGGAAGAGAACAATTACCTTCTCGACCTGCAGAGGATTATGGGCCCGCAATTGCTCTTCCTCGACCTTTGCACGAACTTCCTCTCTCAGCTGCAGATCATCTAA
- the LOC116213281 gene encoding SNF1-related protein kinase catalytic subunit alpha KIN10-like isoform X2 — protein MERHLPLARASTSGNTVLGNYKIIRNLGHGAFGKVKVARHLPTGCKVAIKILNRRKIREKGMDQKVEREIKISKMLVHPHIIRLYEVIETATDIYVVMEYAERGELFDYIVENRRVQEEEARKFFQQIISGLEYCHKYRVVHRDLKPENLLLDSNGNLKIADFGLSNIMLDGHFLKTSCGSPNYAAPEVISGKLYAGPEIDVWSCGVILYALLAGTLPFDDESLPNLYRKIKGGVYTLPSHLPSGAKELIARMLVVDPIKRITIPEIRQHHWFRVNLPCYLAAPSLDIINHTRKIDEEILQRVTMMGFDQNFLIQSLQEKLHNDGTVSYYLLLDNYNRANGYYNIELEMYQENYSAAMQIGESSQSAASDCLTGIPNHHQSISLRPQPQSQSSERWALGLQFGSHPLQIMVVVLSALQKLNVCWKKIGQYNMKCRWSPTFNGHTSQIQAPIKDTALRDPSQIDIDINADILAAIVAQNTVKFELQLYKTLEENNYLLDLQRIMGPQLLFLDLCTNFLSQLQII, from the exons ATGGAAAGGCATCTTCCTCTTGCAAGAGCAAGTACTAGTGGAAATACAGTTCTAGGGAACTACAAGATCATCAGAAATCTTGGACATGGTGCATTCGGCAAGGTCAAAGTTGCACGGCATTTGCCCACTGGATGCAAAGTTGCTATCAAGATTCTTAACCGCCGCAAAATAAGGGAAAAAGGCATGGATCAGAAAG TGGAGCGGGAGATCAAGATCTCCAAAATGCTTGTTCATCCTCACATAATTCGGCTGTATGAGGTTATTGAAACAGCAACTGATATCTATGTGGTCATGGAATATGCTGAACGTGGCGAACTGTTTGATTATATCGTGGAGAACCGAAGggttcaagaagaagaagcacgAAAGTTTTTTCAGCAG ATTATTTCGGGTTTGGAGTACTGCCACAAATACAGGGTCGTTCATAGGGACCTTAAGCCTGAGAATCTGCTATTAGATTCTAATGGGAACTTGAAAATTGCTGATTTCGGGCTAAGCAATATTATGTTGGATGGCCATTTTTTGAAGACGAGTTGTGGAAGCCCGAACTATGCTGCACCCGAG GTTatttcgggtaaactttatgcTGGTCCAGAGATTGATGTTTGGAGCTGCGGCGTCATTTTGTACGCTCTTCTTGCTGGGACCCTTCCTTTTGATGATGAAAGCCTACCTAATCTCTACAGGAAAATAAAG GGTGGAGTTTATACTCTCCCAAGCCATCTGCCGTCAGGAGCAAAGGAATTGATTGCAAGGATGCTCGTCGTGGATCCCATTAAGCGGATAACAATTCCTGAGATTCGCCAACATCATTGGTTCCGAGTCAATCTTCCTTGCTATTTGGCCGCTCCTTCATTAGATATTATTAATCACACGAGAAAG ATCGATGAGGAGATACTTCAGCGGGTGACTATGATGGGATTCGACcaaaacttcttgatccaatcTCTTCAGGAGAAGCTTCACAATGAC GGCACAGTATCGTATTACTTGCTGTTAGACAACTATAATCGTGCAAACGGCTATTACAACATCGAACTGGAAATGTACCAG GAGAACTACTCTGCTGCTATGCAAATTGGGGAATCTTCGCAATCAGCTGCTAGTGACTGCCTCACGGGAATTCCGAATCATCACCAGAGTATAAGTTTGAGGCCTCAGCCTCAATCACAAAGTTCGGAAAGATGGGCTCTTGGGTTACAG TTCGGATCGCATCCCCTTCAGATCATGGTGGTGGTGCTCAGTGCTTTGCAAAAGCTGAACGTTTGCTGGAAGAAAATTGGGCAGTACAACATGAAGTGCCGGTGGTCTCCAACTTTCAATGGCCATACTAGTCAAATTCAAGCCCCCATTAAAGATACTGCGCTGAGAGACCCCTCCCAAATTGATATAGACATAAATGCCGATATATTGGCAGCAATTGTGGCACAGAACACCGTGAAATTCGAACTTCAG CTGTACAAGACTTTGGAAGAGAACAATTACCTTCTCGACCTGCAGAGGATTATGGGCCCGCAATTGCTCTTCCTCGACCTTTGCACGAACTTCCTCTCTCAGCTGCAGATCATCTAA
- the LOC116213284 gene encoding SNF1-related protein kinase catalytic subunit alpha KIN10-like isoform X1: MDGHLPLPGASTSPYSVLGNYRVIKNLGHGAFGEVKLAQHLPTGCKVAIKILNRRKIRENGMDQKVEREIKISKMLVHPHIIRLYEVIETATDIYMVMEFAERGDLCDYIMMNQRAQEEEARKFFQQIISGVEYCHKYKVVHRDLKADNLLLDSNGNLKIADFGLSNIMLDGHFLKTSCGSPNYAAPEVISGKLYAGPEIDVWSCGVILYALLAGTLPFDDGSFPDLYRKIKGGMYTLPSHLPSGAKELIARMLVVDPIKRITIPEIRQSHWFRANLPCYLAAPLSDVINQMRKINEEILERVIMMGFGKSFLVQSLEEKIHNEGTMSYYLLLDNYNRANSYYSIELEMYQENYSAAMQIGESSQSAARNSLTGILNHQQGISLRPQPQSQSSERWGLGLQFGSHPLQIMAAVLGALQKLNVGWKKIGQYNMKCRWSPTFNGHTSQIQSTSIDTALRDPSQIDIDLNADILAAVVGQNTVKFELQDFSFVDDIFSKAKLINQDKCRKTTCSRNETSGSRIRKPSQPEIDLPQPADPDHSLLIEVPCRLL, from the exons ATGGATGGACATCTTCCTCTTCCAGGAGCAAGCACTAGTCCATATTCAGTTCTAGGGAACTACAGGGTTATCAAGAATCTCGGCCATGGCGCATTCGGTGAGGTAAAACTTGCACAGCATTTGCCCACAGGGTGCAAAGTTGCTATCAAGATTCTTAATCGCCGCAAGATCAGGGAAAATGGCATGGATCAGAAAG TGGAGCGGGAAATCAAGATCTCCAAAATGCTTGTTCATCCTCACATAATTCGGCTTTATGAGGTGATCGAAACAGCAACTGATATCTACATGGTCATGGAATTTGCTGAACGTGGTGACCTGTGCGATTATATCATGATGAACCAAAGGgctcaagaagaagaagcaagaAAGTTTTTTCAGCAG ATTATTTCGGGTGTGGAGTACTGCCACAAGTACAAGGTCGTTCATCGGGACCTTAAGGCCGATAATCTGCTGTTAGATTCTAATGGCAACTTGAAAATTGCTGATTTCGGGCTAAGCAATATTATGTTGGATGGCCATTTTTTGAAGACGAGTTGCGGAAGCCCGAACTATGCTGCACCCGAG GTTATTTCAGGTAAACTTTATGCTGGTCCGGAGATTGATGTTTGGAGTTGCGGCGTCATTCTGTACGCTCTTCTTGCCGGGACCCTTCCTTTTGATGATGGAAGCTTTCCCGATCTCTATAGGAAAATTAAG GGTGGAATGTATACTCTCCCAAGCCATTTGCCATCTGGAGCAAAGGAATTGATTGCAAGGATGCTCGTCGTGGACCCCATTAAGCGGATAACGATTCCCGAAATTCGTCAATCTCATTGGTTCCGAGCCAATCTTCCTTGCTATTTGGCCGCTCCTTTATCAGATGTTATTAATCAAATGAGAAAG ATCAATGAGGAGATACTTGAGCGGGTGATTATGATGGGTTTTGGCAAAAGCTTCTTGGTCCAATCCCTTGAGGAGAAGATTCACAATGAA GGCACAATGTCGTATTACTTGCTGTTAGACAATTATAATCGTGCAAACAGCTATTACAGCATCGAACTGGAAATGTACCAG GAGAACTACTCTGCTGCTATGCAAATCGGTGAATCTTCACAATCAGCTGCTAGGAACTCCCTCACGGGAATTCTGAATCATCAGCAGGGTATCAGTTTGAGGCCTCAGCCTCAATCACAAAGTTCGGAAAGATGGGGTCTCGGGTTACAG TTTGGATCGCATCCCCTTCAGATCATGGCGGCTGTGCTTGGTGCCTTGCAAAAGCTGAACGTTGGCTGGAAAAAGATTGGACAGTATAACATGAAGTGCCGGTGGTCACCAACTTTCAATGGCCATACTAGTCAAATACAAAGCACCAGTATCGATACTGCGCTAAGAGACCCCTCCCAAATTGATATAGACTTAAATGCTGATATATTGGCAGCAGTTGTGGGACAGAACACTGTGAAATTCGAACTTCAG GATTTCTCATTTGTTGACGACATATTTTCGAAGGCGAAACTAATTAATCAAGACAAATGCCG CAAAACAACTTGCAGTCGGAATGAAACTTCAGGATCAAGAATAAGGAAACCTTCACAGCCGGAGATAGATCTTCCACAACCAGCTGACCCCGATCACAGCCTTCTCATCGAAGTTCCATGTCGCCTCCTGTAG
- the LOC116213284 gene encoding SNF1-related protein kinase catalytic subunit alpha KIN10-like isoform X2, whose protein sequence is MDGHLPLPGASTSPYSVLGNYRVIKNLGHGAFGEVKLAQHLPTGCKVAIKILNRRKIRENGMDQKVEREIKISKMLVHPHIIRLYEVIETATDIYMVMEFAERGDLCDYIMMNQRAQEEEARKFFQQIISGVEYCHKYKVVHRDLKADNLLLDSNGNLKIADFGLSNIMLDGHFLKTSCGSPNYAAPEVISGKLYAGPEIDVWSCGVILYALLAGTLPFDDGSFPDLYRKIKGGMYTLPSHLPSGAKELIARMLVVDPIKRITIPEIRQSHWFRANLPCYLAAPLSDVINQMRKGTMSYYLLLDNYNRANSYYSIELEMYQENYSAAMQIGESSQSAARNSLTGILNHQQGISLRPQPQSQSSERWGLGLQFGSHPLQIMAAVLGALQKLNVGWKKIGQYNMKCRWSPTFNGHTSQIQSTSIDTALRDPSQIDIDLNADILAAVVGQNTVKFELQDFSFVDDIFSKAKLINQDKCRKTTCSRNETSGSRIRKPSQPEIDLPQPADPDHSLLIEVPCRLL, encoded by the exons ATGGATGGACATCTTCCTCTTCCAGGAGCAAGCACTAGTCCATATTCAGTTCTAGGGAACTACAGGGTTATCAAGAATCTCGGCCATGGCGCATTCGGTGAGGTAAAACTTGCACAGCATTTGCCCACAGGGTGCAAAGTTGCTATCAAGATTCTTAATCGCCGCAAGATCAGGGAAAATGGCATGGATCAGAAAG TGGAGCGGGAAATCAAGATCTCCAAAATGCTTGTTCATCCTCACATAATTCGGCTTTATGAGGTGATCGAAACAGCAACTGATATCTACATGGTCATGGAATTTGCTGAACGTGGTGACCTGTGCGATTATATCATGATGAACCAAAGGgctcaagaagaagaagcaagaAAGTTTTTTCAGCAG ATTATTTCGGGTGTGGAGTACTGCCACAAGTACAAGGTCGTTCATCGGGACCTTAAGGCCGATAATCTGCTGTTAGATTCTAATGGCAACTTGAAAATTGCTGATTTCGGGCTAAGCAATATTATGTTGGATGGCCATTTTTTGAAGACGAGTTGCGGAAGCCCGAACTATGCTGCACCCGAG GTTATTTCAGGTAAACTTTATGCTGGTCCGGAGATTGATGTTTGGAGTTGCGGCGTCATTCTGTACGCTCTTCTTGCCGGGACCCTTCCTTTTGATGATGGAAGCTTTCCCGATCTCTATAGGAAAATTAAG GGTGGAATGTATACTCTCCCAAGCCATTTGCCATCTGGAGCAAAGGAATTGATTGCAAGGATGCTCGTCGTGGACCCCATTAAGCGGATAACGATTCCCGAAATTCGTCAATCTCATTGGTTCCGAGCCAATCTTCCTTGCTATTTGGCCGCTCCTTTATCAGATGTTATTAATCAAATGAGAAAG GGCACAATGTCGTATTACTTGCTGTTAGACAATTATAATCGTGCAAACAGCTATTACAGCATCGAACTGGAAATGTACCAG GAGAACTACTCTGCTGCTATGCAAATCGGTGAATCTTCACAATCAGCTGCTAGGAACTCCCTCACGGGAATTCTGAATCATCAGCAGGGTATCAGTTTGAGGCCTCAGCCTCAATCACAAAGTTCGGAAAGATGGGGTCTCGGGTTACAG TTTGGATCGCATCCCCTTCAGATCATGGCGGCTGTGCTTGGTGCCTTGCAAAAGCTGAACGTTGGCTGGAAAAAGATTGGACAGTATAACATGAAGTGCCGGTGGTCACCAACTTTCAATGGCCATACTAGTCAAATACAAAGCACCAGTATCGATACTGCGCTAAGAGACCCCTCCCAAATTGATATAGACTTAAATGCTGATATATTGGCAGCAGTTGTGGGACAGAACACTGTGAAATTCGAACTTCAG GATTTCTCATTTGTTGACGACATATTTTCGAAGGCGAAACTAATTAATCAAGACAAATGCCG CAAAACAACTTGCAGTCGGAATGAAACTTCAGGATCAAGAATAAGGAAACCTTCACAGCCGGAGATAGATCTTCCACAACCAGCTGACCCCGATCACAGCCTTCTCATCGAAGTTCCATGTCGCCTCCTGTAG